DNA from Plasmodium falciparum 3D7 genome assembly, chromosome: 8:
GACCTCGACGAACACTCCTCAGACGAAGGTGAAGAAGACGACGACGACGACGAAGAAGAGGAAAACGCCAACGAGGAAACCGCAGAGGACGCCACAGAAGACACACAAGTGGATGGGACAGAGGTCGTAGAAGAAACCGTCGCAGAGGTAACAGAGGTAACAGAGGTGAAGCCATGTGAAATAGTACAAAAACTATTTACTAATGGCGACCTACAAAACACTTTTAAAGATGCGTGTGAACAAAAATATGGTTACCCACAACGACATTGGGGGTGGAAATGTATAAGTGATACAACCACTGGCAAAAGTGGTGATAACACCGGTAGTAGTGGTGCTATATGTATTCCCCCGAGACGTCGCAAACTATATATAGGTAAAATAAAGGAGTGGGCAAACAGTGGTAACACACAGGCGGCAGAACCACAGGAGGATGGTAAGGCACAGACACCACAAGGTCAAACACCATCACAAAGTGGTAAAGAGTCGTCACAAAGTCAGAAATTGCGTGAGGCGTTCATCCAATCTGCTGCAATAGAAACTTTTTTCCTATGGGATAGATATAAAAAGGttaaaaataaggaaataGCTGAAAAAAAACAACGAGATAGTACAAACCCATTTGGCTTCACCCAGTCAACATCAGGTGGAATGCAAGCATTACCAGTTGGAGGAGCAGTACAGGGAGCACAAGCACAACTACCCGATGGTGCCGGTGGTAGTGACCAAACTCCCGAAAAACAATTGGCTGGTGGCAAAATACCTGAGGTTTTCTTACGTCAGATGTTTTATACGTTAGGGGATTATAGAGATATATGTGTGGGGAACACACCTAGTGGTATAGATAcaaatgataaagaaaatatgcaaaaaatacaaaataaaataaaaagtgttATTGAAAAAAGTGATTCCACACCTCGCACACCTGGTACCCACTCCCCATCTAGTGGTACAACCCCTCAAGCCTTGTGGGATAAAATCTCCCCTTCTATTTGGGAAGGAATGTTATGTGCTTTAACATACAAAGATGGCGGAGAGGgcaaaaaaatagaaaaggtTAACGATGCGAACGGCGACGACCTTTTCCAAAAACTGAAAGACAAATACAGCGACTACAAGACAGTCACACTCGAAGAAGATAATACCTCCTCCGCCATGTCTACCAGTCCCAGAACCTCCGAAACCACCTCAGCCTCTAGTGATAACACCCCCACCCTCAACAACCCCAAATTGAGTGATTTCGTGTTACGCCCCCCCTACTTCCGATACCTTGAAGAATGGGGTCaaaatttttgtaaaaaacgAACAGAGATGTTGGAGAAGATAAAGGAGGAATGTCGCAGTGGCACAGGAGGTCATGAATATTGTAGTGGGGATGGACATGATTGTACGGATAATGAtcgtaaatataataaaatgattgCAGATTTTCATTGTCCAGGTTGTGCAAAAGAAtgtatgaaatataaaacatggATAGGAAAAAAATTCGAAGAATTTAAGAAGCaagaaaatacatataaagtGGAACATGGTAAATTAACGAATAATAATTGTAGTGGTAGTGATAATACAAAATTTTgtcaacaaataaaaaataattcttttgaTAAATTTTTGGAATTATTGAGACATTGCAAAGATGGTAAGGATGATACGGATAAAGATAATGAATTAAATTTTAGTAAGCCTCTCCAAACCTTTTCTCGTTCAACGTATTGTAAAGCGTGTCCTATATATGGAGTTAAGTATAATAGGGGAACATATAGCGCTATTAATGAAAGTGAATATATGAGCAAAAATGGTATTAGTGGAGAAAATAAGAACGATAAGAAACCTACGGAAATTAAAGTACTTCTGTTAGGTCGGAAAGGAGAAGTTAGgaataatgatgaagaacTTAAAGAACTTAAAGAAGTTTGTAATAATGCCGGTTTTGTTGAGGATTATAGTCTTCAAAAATGGAACTGCCAAAAAAAGAATGGAGTGGATCAGTGTAATCTTACAAATTCTGTGGATAATATAGATGATAGTGATAAAATTATTCCgtttaatgttttttttcagCGTTGGTTAAGAAATTTTGTACacgattataataaattgaaaCAGAAAATTCATCcatgtataaaaaatgaagatggAAAGGAACATAAATGTATTGAAggatgtaaaaaaaaatgtgaatGTGTAGAAAAATGGTTAGATAAAAAATCTACAGAATgggatgaaataaaaaaacattatGAGAAACATTCAAAAGATCATAATGAAGGTATTCCTCATAGTGTTAAAGGTTATCTTGTACAGGCACCGTTTAAGGATGAAGTTCTCAAAGCTATAAAACCTTGTGATTTTGATAACTTCAAGACTTCGTGTGGTCTTAATGGCACTGATAATTCAcaaaatggtaataataacgATCTTGTTTTATGTATGATTAAAAaccttgaaaaaaaaattgaacaaTGCAAAAAGAAACACGacgaaaacaaaaaaacaccGTGTGATCCATTACCCCCTCTACCTGACGAAAACGATGAAACCCTTGAAGAAAACCCAGTGGCGCAACCGAACATTTGTCCGCAACTACCAGAGGAACCAAAAGAGACTTGTGAAGAAGCAGTCACTCCTAGTGAACCAAAAAAAGCGGAAGAAGAACCAGCAGCAGAACCCGAAGCCGTGCCCGAAGAAGAAGCACCGTTACCTCCACCTCCCCCTGCGGCCCCACCTCGTGAGAGCAAAGAAAAAGCAAAACCCCCCCCAAAACCTCGAATCAAAACCCGTCATGTATTGGACCACCCCGCTGTCATACCCGCCCTCATGTCTTCTACCATCATGTGGAGTATTGGCATCGGTTTTGCTGCGTtcacttatttttttctaaaggtattatatatatatatatatatatgtggatatatatgtgttttgtTTGGGTAtgtttggatatatatatatatggatttatatgtgtgtatatgtatttgtGAGTATttcgatatatatatatatatatatgttcatatatatgtatttctgtatatgtatgtttgagcgtttggatatatatatgtggatgtatatgtgtttttggatatatatatatatatatgtatatgtgtttCTGTATATCTATGTGTTGGTATGAttggatatatatttgtgtatatgtatgtgttttatatatattttatatatatgtatttatattcaaaaagaaaaaaatgaaaaaaagaaaaaaaaaaaaagagaaagattttaaaaataataaaaattataataaaaatataaattttgataaaataaaaaatgcaaaatattatcaaaaagaaattaaaaaaaattttatatataaaaaaaatgattataaaaaaaatttattagaaataaaataaaaacaaaaaaagaaaaataaaatgttaaaaaaaaaatatatatcataaaataaaaaaaaaagcaaaaaaatttttaaaataaaaatatatatcataaaataaaaaatatttaaaaaaataaaaaaaactaaaaaaatttaattaaataaaaaaataaaaaaatttaattaaaaaaaaaattaaaaaatttatttaaataaaataaaaaaaaatttaattaaataaaaaaaaaaacaaaaaatttaattaaataaaaaaaataaaattaaattaaatacatgcacatatacatatacgcatacatatacatattatatatatatatacccataACTACATTcacatatacacatacatatatatattatatatatatacccataactacattcatatatacgcatacatatatatattatatatatatatacccataAATACATTcacatatacacatacatatatatattatatatatatatatatatatatatacccacaactacatacatacatacatacataaatatatacctaaatacatatatacatatacacatatatgttcatttttttttagaaaaaaaccAAATCATCTGTTGGAAATTTATTTCAAATACTGCAAATACCCAAAAGTAATTATGATATACCGACAAAACGTTCACCCAATAGATATATACCTTATACTAGTGGTAAATACAGAGGCAAACGGTACATTTACCTTGAAGGAGATAGTGGAACAGATAGTGGTTACACCGATCATTATAGTGATATTACTTCATCTTCCGAAAGTGAATATGAAGAGATGGATATCaatgatatatatgcacCACGTGCTCCTAAATATAAAACGTTGATAGAAGTGGTACTTGAACCTAGTGGTAACAACACAACAGCTAGTGGTAAAAACACACCTAGTGATACACAAAATGATATACCAACTAGTGATACACCACCACCCATTACTGATGATGAGTGGAATACATTGAAACATGATTTTATATCTCAATATTTACCAAATACACAAAATACGGAACCAAATATTTTACATGATAATTTGGATAATAATACCCATCCCACCCCGTCACGTCATACGTTGGACCAAAAACCTTTTATTATGTCTATTCATGATAGGGATTTATATAGTGGAGAAGAAATtagttataatattcatatgagTACTAATAGTATGGATGATCCAAAATATGTAtcaaataatgtatattctGGTATCGATTTAATTAATGACACATTAAGTGGTAACAaacatattgatatatatgatgaagttttgaaaagaaaagaaaacgaATTATTTGGAAcaaattataagaaaaatacatCAAACAATAGTGTTacgaaaaatattaatagtgATCCTATAGATAATCAGTTGAATTTGTTTCATACATGGTTAGATAGACATAGAGATATGTGTGAACAATGGAATAATAAAGAGGAACTATTAGATAAATTGAAAGAAGAGTGGGAAAATGAGACACATAGTGGTAACAAACATAGTGACATACCTAGTGGTAAACTAAGTGATACACCTAGTGATAACAACATACATAGTGATATTCATCCTAGTGATATACCTAGTGGTAAACAAAGTGATATACCTAGTGATAACAACATACATAGTGACATACCATACGTGTTAAATACTGATGTTTCCATACAAATACATATGGATAATCCCAAAACTACAAATGAGTTTACATATGTGGATAGTAACCCCAACCAAGTGGATGACACCTACGTGGATAGTAACCCTGACAATTCTTCCATGGATACTATCTTGGACGATctggaaaaatataatgaacctTATTATGATGTACAAgatgatatttattatgatgtAAATGATCATGATACATCAACTGTGGATAGTAATGCTATGGATATACCTAGCAAAGTACAAATTGAAATGGATGTAAATACCAAATTGGTGAAAGAGAAATATCCTATAGGAGATGTGtgggatatataatatatgtatgtatatatatatgtttgaattttttttttttatgtgtgcattatattaaattttttatttgtgcaatatgttgtattttttgttttagtTATAATTATTTCGTATATTTGAATGGTACAtgcttatattatatgtatataatttttcatgtactaaattatatgttttttttttatttttttttttggtataatatgtatatatatatttgatattatatatttatttatttatttttatttttattttttctttttttttttttttttcctgaaGAATATGGATgctcttatatatatttacgtTGGAGGAATACGTATtctcttatatatatttttttatgttcgAGGAATAcgtattcttttatatgtatacatttaaGTTAGTAtttagtaatatataaaacactaaaaaaatatatattttaaaatttattttaattaataatataataatttttttttatctccttgttataaaattctttttctttttttatttcgatACCCTTTTGTTCTCGATCTCATTTCTACgttatattacaaaatatgttatatattatatagtatattataaattacattataaaaataagtaagaatataaaatattatatttataatgtattatttttaatataatgaaaaatatatatatacctatacatatatatttttttatgtagatatatgatagataatatagataGAGAGAAACGGAAGAAGATATTTGCCTCTATTGTTAtctctaaaatatatatataattaattaaaataaagcggaaaaaaaaaaaatatattaaggtttataattaaatatagaaacatgttgtattcttttatatgtatgtattttcgtatttttttttttctcatttataattttacaaaatatataaaacataaaaaaataatatataaaattaaatataaaaataaaggaatacatgatatataatatttttcataaaatgtaattgttgtttttttttttgttagaatatttaaatttattataaatgtattaatatatatttttttaaaaatatatatataaaactaataattattattatatacatattaaatattatttataaatatatatatattataatattacaactattataattaatatatatatatataaatatatatataatacttatatatatatatttcaacaaatataatatcattattctACCATATAACAATACTTCCATAACATACATACAATCACCCCACACCACACCACACCACCTACCAACCACCTACCACTTCAAGAACCATGCAAACCCACAAAATTGTATGACATGACATAATGTAGTCAGGAACAAACGAAATGGCAGCATCCACTACGTATAGTAGTGCCCCGGATGCCAAGCATCTTTTGGATATGATTGGGAAAGACGTGCATGACCAAGTGAAAAAGGAAGCTAAAGAACGTAGTAAGGGTGAATTGACAGGACAGTTGTCATTTGCATCAATTTTGGGGGAAAGAGCATACACCACAGATCCGTGCCAacttataaaagaaaaacgtGAGAACCTTATTGGTGATCGCGGTGAAAGGCATCCGTGCGGAAATGGAAGTGGAAAAGGAGAAGATGTAAACCGGTTTTCTAAAGAACGTGTCGATGAAtatgataacaaaaaaatgaaatgtaGTTATGGTAGTAATGGTAAAAGTGAAGGTGCATGTGCTCCTTTCAGACGATTACATGTATGTGATAAAAATATCCAACAGATAAAAACTGAAAATATAACAAcacataatttattattagatGTGTGTCTTGCAGCAAAGTATGAAGGAGAGTCCTTAAAAGGTTATCATGAGCAATATGAAGTACAATATCCTTCTTCTGGTTCTACAATGTGTACTGAGTTGGCACGAAGTTTTGCAGATATAGGAGATATTGTCAGAGGAAGAGATTTGTATGGAGGtagtaaaaaagaaaaagaaaaaagaaaacaattaGATGATAAgttgaaaaaaattttcGAAAACATTAAGAAAGAGAATAATGAAAAACTTAAATCCCTTACAGATGACCAAATTAGGGAATATTGGTGGACTGCAAATCGAGAAACAGTATGGAAAGCTATTACTTGTGACGAAGAGAACAAGCTAGGgggttatttatattttcgaGGAACATGTggtgataatgaaaaaagtgTAACTCAGGCTAGAGACAAATGCCGCTGTAAGAAGAAAGACAACACCCCCGACGACCAGGTCCCCACATATTTCGATTATGTGCCACAGTATCTTCGCTGGTTCGAGGAATGGGGTGAAGACTTTTGccgtaaaaaaaaaaaaaaagtagaaaatgctaaaaaaaaatgtcgTGGAGAAAATAATGACAAATATTGTAGCCGTAATGGCTGCGATTGCGAAAAAACAGTTAGAGCAAAAGGTAAGTTACGTTATGGTAATAGATGCACTGACTGTTTGTATGCATGTTATCCTTACGTTCATTGGAtagataagaaaaaagaagaatttgACAAAcaagtaaaaaaatatgatgaagaaataaaaaaatatacaaaggTAGCATCAGGTAGTAGTAGGAAAACGCGAGCTGCAACTATCAAGTATGAaggatatgaaaaaaaattttatgaaaaactGAAAGAAAGTGACTATGGAAAAGTTGATAAATTTTTGGAAAAATTAAGTAAAGATAAAGAATGTGAAAAAGTTGACGACGAAGAAGGaggaaaaattaattttgcTGAAAaacatgataataataataatgatgaaaaagaagGAACATTTTATCGTTCAAAATATTGCCAACCATGTCCTTATTGTGgaatgaaaaagaaagttCCTGGTAAGGAAtgggaaaagaaaaatgataattGCACGAGTGGAAAACTTTATGAGCCTAAAGGTGACGCAGAAGGTACTCCTATTAAAATCCTTAAAAGTGGTGAAAAtcatgatgatataaaacaaaaaattgaCGACTTTTGCAAAACAGAAGATGATGAATCTTTATATGCAGCATGGAAATGTTATAAACATGACGAGGTACAGAAAGTGAAGCGTGAGGGTGAGGAAGAGGATGATGACGAGGaggattataaaaatgtaaaagctGCAGGCGGATTATGTATATTggaaaaccaaaaaaaaaaagaagaaggaaaagaaaaaaagtcTGAAAAGGAACCTGAGCAATTCCAAAAGACATTCAAtgatttttttacatattggGTTGCACATATGTTGAAGGATTCCATATATTGGAGAACAAAGAAAATTAAGAAATGTTTAGAAAATGGTAAGACAATGAAATGTAGAAATGGATGTAATAATGATTGTGACTGTTTTGAAAGCTGggttaaacaaaaaaaagaaaaggaatgGAAGCCAATAAAAGACCATTTTGGCAAGCAAGAAGATATTAAACAGGAAACAGGAATGGATCCTGGCGATTTTCTTGAATACTATTTGAAATTACAATTTTTTGAAGAAGTTTCCGAAGAAAAATCCCAAACTGGTGACGAGGAtgcaaatgaaaaaaaacgCATTAAGGAAATGTTCGACAAGAAAAACCAACGGACAGATAAGGTTGCTTCCAATGAGGAAACAATAATTGATTTCATGCTCGAAGAGGAACTAAAAGACGCCACCAAATGCAAACAAGACTGTGAACAACGAAAACCACCCGGCGCTGGAGGTGGTGACGTCCGCTCCGACACCGTCCCCTCACGCGACCCCCTCACACCTGGCCCCACTGACGGCCACGAGGACTCCGAAgacgaagaagaagaagaggaGGAGGAAGATGAAGAACACGGCCCCGACGACAAGGAGGGTACCGAGGAAAACGTCGAGGAGACGGAGACGGTGGAAGACCAGGTGGAAGAGGAAAAGGCAAAGGACAACACGGACGGGAAGGGGGAGGAGGAAGAGGACAACCAGGGGGAGACCACACAGATAACAACACAAGACGGGGTGAATCCATGTGACATAGTGGACAAACTATTTAAAGACGACAATACTCTTACAAATGCCTGTCCAACCAAGTATGAAAAGGGCCGAGAAAAATTCCCCAATTGGAAATGTATACCAAGTGGTGACAAAACAGACACTCGTGAACGTGCTGGCCGTTCCAGACGTGACACTAGTGGTGAGAATACTACCACTGGTAGTAGTGGTGACACTAATGGTAGTGTTTGTGTGCCATCCAGGAGGCGAAAACTATACATACAAAAACTACACGATTGGGCGGAAAAACAGGTGGGTACCACACAGGTAGATGGTAAGGCAGCACAAGGTGACGCCGCGTCGAAAGACCCCAAAGTGGAACTACGAAATGCTTTTATCCAGTCTGCGGCAGTTGAAACTTTTTTCTTATGGCATAAGTATAAAGCGGAAAATACGAAGACACAAGGTGGTGTTGGATCACTACCACTACAAACCATCGACCGAAACAGTGCAAACGGCGACGACGAAGACAACCCCGAAAAACAGTTAAAAGAAGGAACAATACCTCATGGTTTCTTGCGACAGATGTTTTATACACTAGGGGATTATAGAGATATATTAGTTGGGAAATATGTGGATAATGGTAAGGATATGGAGGAAGTAAAAAGTAATATAGATAGCTTTTTTTCAAATGGTGAAAAACCTGATGACAAAAAGGGTGTCGAACAACGTAAAGAATGGTGGAAAGAAAACGCAAAACACATTTGGCATGGAATGATATGTGCCTTAACCTATGACACAAACACAGCGAGTGGCGATAAACACACATTAAAACAGAATAAGAGTTTGAAAGAGGCACTTTGGGAcgaacagaaaaaaaaacccAAAAAAACCGACAATGGCAGCGACTATACATATGAAAGTGTGGTACTtaaagaagatgatgaaggTGGTGGCCCCAGAGGCCAAACCTCCTCACCCTCTAGTGGTGAAAAAACCACCCTCAACAACCCCAAATTGAGTGATTTCGTGTTGCGACCCCCCTACTTCCGTTACCTTGAAGAATGGGGTCAAAATTTTTGTAAAGAGAGGAAAAAAAGATTGGAGAAGATAGAGGAGGAGTGTATGGAATATGGAAGTCGTGgtaaacaaaaacaaaaatatagtGGGGATGGGGAAGAATGTGAAAAGGTTCTCGTTGAGGAtgcaaatattttttcagaTTTAAGTTCGAGTTGTGCAACACCTTGTAGAAAATATAGGAAATGgatagaaagaaaaaaatacgaATTTACTGAACAATATAATGCATATGGTGgacaaaaaaacaattacgtaaatgaacaaaaagaCAAATGCCAAACACAAAGTAATAATCATGATAATGGATTTTGTGGAACACTAGAAAAGGACGCTGCAGCATTTTTAAATAGGTTAAAAAACGGAccatgtaaaaataataatgataatggaGAAGAGCATAAAATAGATTTTAATGATACAAAGAAAACATTTAAA
Protein-coding regions in this window:
- a CDS encoding erythrocyte membrane protein 1, PfEMP1, with product MPPLGRQVGGSPQDDDAKNMFDRIGKDVYDQVKKGVAETYKEALTGQLSLATLLGVESASTTDPCGLDYSKLISGSGVAARGHPCGNESVSEKRFSKERVDEYDEKKIKDNKGNRGNNEGECAPYRRLSLCNKNFQKINNIDSDKARHNLLVDVCLAAHYEGDSIKAHLEQYDATYPGSGSTTCTALARSFADIGDIVRGRDLYRGNKKKIKTETERDKLEQKLKEIFKNIKKENNEKLKSLTDDQIREYWWTANRHTVWKAITCKADASSAYFHATCSDSHRSGTFSQANNYCRCNGDQPGNDKENIDPPTYFDYVPQYLRWFEEWAEDFCRKKKHKLNDAIQKCRGEDKYGKDRYCDLNGYDCEKTKRGRNMYRWDHKCTGCFLSCSHFRTWIDNQKLEFLKQKEKYTNEISGGKSRKKRAARSSSSSSYDNGYEKKFYDQLKAGGYNGVNSFLDLLSKEKTCKDITDTEGGKIDFKNVNSDKNSYDDDSNKTFSHTEYCQACPLCGVKRNGRKWERKEVMKDCPPINLYKPKKDAEGTLINFLYSGDETNEIAKKLKAFCAQANGDTTNGTGGNGTGGSVAGGTGTSGSNELYQKWKCYEIDELTKDQKEGGEDDPVYDEDVKTGGGLCILENKNKSKGSQSNSQKEPDEIQKTFNPFFYYWVVHMLKDSIHWRTKKLDKCINNSNESKACKNNNKCKDDCGCFLKWVVQKKTEWENIKKHFKKQKDIPPGFTHDDVLEGVLEKEVLLTSIKEGYGNEKDIKHIKKLLDEEEAAGVTDNENKTTIDKLLKHEKDEADKCKQIQEECNKQKQQERGGPGGRSADPSPPADLDEHSSDEGEEDDDDDEEEENANEETAEDATEDTQVDGTEVVEETVAEVTEVTEVKPCEIVQKLFTNGDLQNTFKDACEQKYGYPQRHWGWKCISDTTTGKSGDNTGSSGAICIPPRRRKLYIGKIKEWANSGNTQAAEPQEDGKAQTPQGQTPSQSGKESSQSQKLREAFIQSAAIETFFLWDRYKKVKNKEIAEKKQRDSTNPFGFTQSTSGGMQALPVGGAVQGAQAQLPDGAGGSDQTPEKQLAGGKIPEVFLRQMFYTLGDYRDICVGNTPSGIDTNDKENMQKIQNKIKSVIEKSDSTPRTPGTHSPSSGTTPQALWDKISPSIWEGMLCALTYKDGGEGKKIEKVNDANGDDLFQKLKDKYSDYKTVTLEEDNTSSAMSTSPRTSETTSASSDNTPTLNNPKLSDFVLRPPYFRYLEEWGQNFCKKRTEMLEKIKEECRSGTGGHEYCSGDGHDCTDNDRKYNKMIADFHCPGCAKECMKYKTWIGKKFEEFKKQENTYKVEHGKLTNNNCSGSDNTKFCQQIKNNSFDKFLELLRHCKDGKDDTDKDNELNFSKPLQTFSRSTYCKACPIYGVKYNRGTYSAINESEYMSKNGISGENKNDKKPTEIKVLLLGRKGEVRNNDEELKELKEVCNNAGFVEDYSLQKWNCQKKNGVDQCNLTNSVDNIDDSDKIIPFNVFFQRWLRNFVHDYNKLKQKIHPCIKNEDGKEHKCIEGCKKKCECVEKWLDKKSTEWDEIKKHYEKHSKDHNEGIPHSVKGYLVQAPFKDEVLKAIKPCDFDNFKTSCGLNGTDNSQNGNNNDLVLCMIKNLEKKIEQCKKKHDENKKTPCDPLPPLPDENDETLEENPVAQPNICPQLPEEPKETCEEAVTPSEPKKAEEEPAAEPEAVPEEEAPLPPPPPAAPPRESKEKAKPPPKPRIKTRHVLDHPAVIPALMSSTIMWSIGIGFAAFTYFFLKKKTKSSVGNLFQILQIPKSNYDIPTKRSPNRYIPYTSGKYRGKRYIYLEGDSGTDSGYTDHYSDITSSSESEYEEMDINDIYAPRAPKYKTLIEVVLEPSGNNTTASGKNTPSDTQNDIPTSDTPPPITDDEWNTLKHDFISQYLPNTQNTEPNILHDNLDNNTHPTPSRHTLDQKPFIMSIHDRDLYSGEEISYNIHMSTNSMDDPKYVSNNVYSGIDLINDTLSGNKHIDIYDEVLKRKENELFGTNYKKNTSNNSVTKNINSDPIDNQLNLFHTWLDRHRDMCEQWNNKEELLDKLKEEWENETHSGNKHSDIPSGKLSDTPSDNNIHSDIHPSDIPSGKQSDIPSDNNIHSDIPYVLNTDVSIQIHMDNPKTTNEFTYVDSNPNQVDDTYVDSNPDNSSMDTILDDLEKYNEPYYDVQDDIYYDVNDHDTSTVDSNAMDIPSKVQIEMDVNTKLVKEKYPIGDVWDI
- a CDS encoding erythrocyte membrane protein 1, PfEMP1, whose translation is MAASTTYSSAPDAKHLLDMIGKDVHDQVKKEAKERSKGELTGQLSFASILGERAYTTDPCQLIKEKRENLIGDRGERHPCGNGSGKGEDVNRFSKERVDEYDNKKMKCSYGSNGKSEGACAPFRRLHVCDKNIQQIKTENITTHNLLLDVCLAAKYEGESLKGYHEQYEVQYPSSGSTMCTELARSFADIGDIVRGRDLYGGSKKEKEKRKQLDDKLKKIFENIKKENNEKLKSLTDDQIREYWWTANRETVWKAITCDEENKLGGYLYFRGTCGDNEKSVTQARDKCRCKKKDNTPDDQVPTYFDYVPQYLRWFEEWGEDFCRKKKKKVENAKKKCRGENNDKYCSRNGCDCEKTVRAKGKLRYGNRCTDCLYACYPYVHWIDKKKEEFDKQVKKYDEEIKKYTKVASGSSRKTRAATIKYEGYEKKFYEKLKESDYGKVDKFLEKLSKDKECEKVDDEEGGKINFAEKHDNNNNDEKEGTFYRSKYCQPCPYCGMKKKVPGKEWEKKNDNCTSGKLYEPKGDAEGTPIKILKSGENHDDIKQKIDDFCKTEDDESLYAAWKCYKHDEVQKVKREGEEEDDDEEDYKNVKAAGGLCILENQKKKEEGKEKKSEKEPEQFQKTFNDFFTYWVAHMLKDSIYWRTKKIKKCLENGKTMKCRNGCNNDCDCFESWVKQKKEKEWKPIKDHFGKQEDIKQETGMDPGDFLEYYLKLQFFEEVSEEKSQTGDEDANEKKRIKEMFDKKNQRTDKVASNEETIIDFMLEEELKDATKCKQDCEQRKPPGAGGGDVRSDTVPSRDPLTPGPTDGHEDSEDEEEEEEEEDEEHGPDDKEGTEENVEETETVEDQVEEEKAKDNTDGKGEEEEDNQGETTQITTQDGVNPCDIVDKLFKDDNTLTNACPTKYEKGREKFPNWKCIPSGDKTDTRERAGRSRRDTSGENTTTGSSGDTNGSVCVPSRRRKLYIQKLHDWAEKQVGTTQVDGKAAQGDAASKDPKVELRNAFIQSAAVETFFLWHKYKAENTKTQGGVGSLPLQTIDRNSANGDDEDNPEKQLKEGTIPHGFLRQMFYTLGDYRDILVGKYVDNGKDMEEVKSNIDSFFSNGEKPDDKKGVEQRKEWWKENAKHIWHGMICALTYDTNTASGDKHTLKQNKSLKEALWDEQKKKPKKTDNGSDYTYESVVLKEDDEGGGPRGQTSSPSSGEKTTLNNPKLSDFVLRPPYFRYLEEWGQNFCKERKKRLEKIEEECMEYGSRGKQKQKYSGDGEECEKVLVEDANIFSDLSSSCATPCRKYRKWIERKKYEFTEQYNAYGGQKNNYVNEQKDKCQTQSNNHDNGFCGTLEKDAAAFLNRLKNGPCKNNNDNGEEHKIDFNDTKKTFKHTEYCGPCSEFKVKCKNGACGDSNTQKKCNGITPIDGNEIAKMITSTEEVVMRVSDNSGNRFDGDLKEACNGKGIFKSIKENKWECRNVCGYVVCKPKEGNRETASGENKDQIITIRALVTHWVQNFLDDYKKIKHKISQCTKTDQGSTCQNKCQNKCKCVGEWIPKKREEWEKIRKRFLEQYKIENDEDFNVRSCLENFLVQIGAANAKNKVIKLSKFGNSCGCSADASAQKNDGHKDAIDCLLQKLQNKIDDCNKNQAQNSVETQPSDENPAQCQDTHPDDDLLLEEEQNPKNMRPGFCPEDDTTEQQEEEQDTCTPAGTVKEEEEEKEEKKDKGDEEEESPSGNSAPDPPESPSAGPNHNQHPPAIPTPATPAADPPQADEPFNRDILEKTIPFGVALALGSIAFLFLKKKTKSSVGNLFQILQIPKSDYDIPTLKSKNRYIPYKSGPYKGKTYIYMEGDSDEDKYAFMSDTTDITSSESEYEEMDINDIYVPGSPKYKTLIEVVLEPSGNNTTASGKNTPSDTQNDIQNDGIPSSKITDNEWNTLKHDFISNMLQNEPNTEPNILHDNLDNNTHPTMSRDNMEEKPFITSIHDRNLYTGEEYNYNVNMVNSMDDTKYVSNNVYSGIDLINDTLSGNKHIDIYDEVLKRKENELFGTNHVKQTSIHSVAKLTNSDPIHKQLDLLHTWLDRHRHMCEKWNNKEELLDKLKKEWNKENNTNSSLTHTSNIPSGENSIKNVLNTDVSIQIDMDNPKPKNEFTNMDTIPDKSTMDTILDDLEKYNEPYYYDFYKDDIYYDVNDDDKTSMDDIYVDHNNVTSNNMDVPTKMHIEMNIVNNKNEIFEEEYPISDIWNI